In Marivirga salinae, a single window of DNA contains:
- a CDS encoding sensor histidine kinase, which yields MLFNSRGVSVLLALSIAIVTTAFLSLLEGVGTTALVLTFILSSSSSYLLISIVLEFLFFKEINKLYEVFNKLGEKDYSFVNDIETQKSSNPLRKINQEIFSYAANKQQEIDELKRMATYRREFLADVSHELKTPIFAAQGFVYTLLDGAVEDKKVRGKFLKKAAKSLDGLEMLVNDLLTLSHIEAGEITMHFEEIDLLGLVEDVFDQFEGKTDKKNMDLQFDKTYEGPINVIADYQRIYQVIVNLISNAIKYSDENTEIVVGFEITDKDVIIAIQDHGAGISPEHIKRIFERFYRIDKSRSKERGGTGLGLAIVKHIIEAHGSSVSVTSTVGKGSLFSFKLPVKKIPEPYVPVEDEEAE from the coding sequence ATGCTTTTTAATTCCAGAGGAGTTTCAGTTTTATTAGCACTTTCAATTGCCATAGTTACGACTGCCTTTCTAAGTTTATTAGAAGGCGTTGGAACAACAGCATTGGTTCTCACCTTTATTTTATCTTCCTCTTCTTCCTACTTACTAATTAGCATCGTATTGGAATTCCTATTTTTCAAGGAAATCAACAAACTTTATGAAGTTTTTAATAAGCTTGGAGAAAAAGATTATTCATTCGTGAATGATATAGAAACTCAAAAATCTTCTAATCCATTAAGGAAAATCAATCAAGAAATTTTTAGTTATGCTGCCAATAAGCAACAAGAAATTGATGAGCTGAAAAGAATGGCTACCTACAGGCGTGAGTTTCTTGCTGATGTATCTCATGAATTGAAAACCCCTATTTTCGCTGCTCAAGGATTTGTTTATACGCTTTTGGATGGGGCTGTTGAAGACAAAAAAGTGAGAGGTAAATTTCTTAAAAAAGCTGCCAAAAGCTTGGATGGCCTGGAAATGTTGGTCAATGATTTATTAACGCTCTCCCATATTGAAGCTGGTGAAATCACCATGCATTTTGAAGAAATTGATTTATTGGGGTTGGTTGAAGATGTTTTTGACCAGTTTGAGGGGAAAACTGACAAAAAGAATATGGATCTTCAATTTGATAAGACATATGAAGGACCAATCAATGTAATTGCTGATTATCAACGTATTTATCAAGTAATTGTAAATTTGATCTCCAATGCCATCAAATATTCCGATGAAAATACCGAAATTGTGGTCGGTTTTGAAATAACAGATAAGGATGTTATCATAGCAATTCAAGACCATGGTGCTGGAATATCACCTGAACACATAAAGAGAATATTTGAAAGATTTTACCGAATCGATAAAAGTAGGTCTAAAGAAAGAGGTGGTACAGGTCTGGGCTTAGCAATTGTGAAGCATATTATAGAAGCACACGGTTCTTCTGTATCCGTTACAAGTACCGTGGGGAAAGGTTCTTTGTTTAGCTTTAAACTACCTGTGAAAAAAATACCAGAACCGTATGTACCTGTAGAGGATGAAGAGGCAGAGTAA
- a CDS encoding c-type cytochrome produces the protein MKSKSGFFSIVIFILVLVSCGRYEEFKNSATKNYSDAKMQKYAKYMIQGKQLYTTHCSNCHQENGDGLGKLFPPLAKSDYMLADIPRSICAIKNGLKGEIKVNGKTYNQAMPALDRLTNLEIAEISTYIFNSWGNEKGMIELETVEESLSNCH, from the coding sequence ATGAAGAGTAAATCAGGATTTTTCTCCATTGTAATATTTATCCTTGTACTAGTTTCATGTGGTAGATACGAGGAATTTAAAAACTCCGCTACTAAAAATTATTCTGATGCTAAAATGCAGAAGTATGCCAAGTATATGATACAGGGCAAGCAACTTTATACTACCCATTGTAGCAATTGCCACCAAGAAAATGGCGATGGCTTAGGTAAGCTTTTCCCACCATTAGCAAAGTCAGATTATATGTTAGCTGATATTCCTAGAAGCATTTGTGCTATAAAAAATGGCTTAAAAGGAGAGATTAAGGTTAATGGCAAAACGTATAATCAGGCAATGCCAGCTTTAGACAGATTAACTAACCTGGAAATCGCGGAAATCTCAACCTATATCTTCAATAGCTGGGGAAATGAAAAAGGAATGATTGAATTAGAGACAGTTGAAGAGTCGCTTTCCAACTGCCATTAA
- a CDS encoding Crp/Fnr family transcriptional regulator has protein sequence MADSTKLWYFENVDLFNILCPHKIEGIEDDHPMTKFKKEEFVYFPEDVSNYIYMIAEGRIKIGSYLEDGKESVKAILSKGEIFGELALAGEDTRQDFAQAMDSGTIICPMTLKDMQNLMANNQPLSFKMMKLIGLRLRKTERRLESLVFKDARTRIIEFLKDEANERGKKIGFETMIPSHFTHKDIAALTGTSRQTVTTILNELREKNIINFDRRKILIRDMELLA, from the coding sequence ATGGCAGACTCTACCAAATTATGGTATTTTGAAAATGTTGATTTGTTCAATATTCTTTGTCCTCATAAAATTGAAGGAATAGAAGATGATCATCCCATGACTAAATTTAAGAAGGAAGAGTTTGTGTATTTCCCAGAGGATGTCTCAAATTATATTTATATGATAGCCGAAGGTAGAATAAAAATCGGCTCATATCTTGAAGATGGTAAAGAATCAGTTAAAGCGATTTTAAGTAAAGGAGAAATTTTTGGTGAATTGGCTTTAGCTGGTGAGGATACAAGACAAGATTTTGCACAAGCAATGGATAGCGGAACCATCATTTGTCCTATGACTTTAAAAGATATGCAAAACTTGATGGCAAATAATCAGCCTTTGAGTTTTAAAATGATGAAATTAATAGGTCTACGCCTTCGGAAAACAGAGAGAAGATTAGAATCATTGGTTTTTAAAGATGCAAGGACAAGAATTATAGAATTTCTGAAAGATGAAGCAAATGAGAGGGGAAAGAAAATAGGTTTTGAAACTATGATTCCTAGTCATTTTACTCATAAAGATATTGCAGCCTTAACAGGAACTTCAAGACAAACCGTTACTACTATCTTGAATGAATTACGAGAAAAAAATATTATCAATTTTGATAGAAGGAAGATCCTGATTCGGGATATGGAACTATTGGCATAA
- a CDS encoding CHASE2 domain-containing protein, producing MKGSIFKNIWIDSILATAFIFVVIFGLFSLINVFDAIDPVGEALEDVEFNDIVYSTLREDPPADDNIVLVNIGRLPRRLIAEQVRIINKYNPKVIGMDTFFPYPKGEAQDTALVNAFKEVDNLVMATKLERWDDKVVDSLKLSAEKFRVHAEDFGFANLIVGEGVEQEDVKTCRSFIPKEPYLNKDSLHYAFAVKLAEYKAPEKVKRFIERDNDVEYINYKGNAMGSETNFAPTFFALDVPDVLNENFVPELIEDKIVIFGMLGEYFGDPYNVEDKYYTPLNKKYAGRGAPDMYGAVIHANIISMIMDEDYVYKLEEHYQIIIAVLLCYLNVVAFMWVYYALKNWYDGITKIVQLIELLLILGAIIYSYHLYNINLELTLAMGVVAVVGDSLEVYNGVVKNMFTKEGRKELFSVNKRVKDKVEIN from the coding sequence ATGAAAGGAAGTATCTTCAAGAACATATGGATTGATTCAATATTGGCAACAGCCTTTATATTCGTTGTGATTTTTGGACTTTTCTCTTTAATAAATGTTTTTGATGCTATAGATCCTGTTGGTGAAGCGTTAGAAGATGTAGAATTTAATGATATAGTTTACTCTACTTTAAGAGAAGACCCACCTGCAGACGATAATATTGTTTTAGTCAATATTGGTAGGTTGCCAAGACGTTTAATTGCAGAACAAGTTAGGATCATTAATAAATACAATCCAAAAGTAATAGGAATGGACACATTCTTTCCTTACCCTAAAGGTGAGGCTCAAGACACTGCCTTGGTTAATGCTTTTAAAGAAGTGGACAACTTAGTAATGGCTACTAAATTGGAAAGATGGGATGATAAAGTGGTTGATTCATTGAAGCTATCAGCTGAGAAATTCAGAGTACATGCTGAAGATTTTGGTTTTGCCAATTTAATAGTGGGTGAAGGGGTGGAACAGGAAGACGTGAAAACGTGCCGATCTTTTATTCCAAAAGAGCCCTACTTAAACAAAGACAGTTTGCATTATGCATTTGCAGTAAAATTAGCAGAATACAAAGCTCCTGAAAAAGTAAAAAGATTTATCGAACGCGATAATGATGTTGAGTATATTAATTACAAAGGAAATGCAATGGGAAGTGAAACTAACTTCGCTCCTACTTTCTTTGCCTTGGATGTGCCAGATGTATTAAATGAAAATTTTGTCCCTGAATTAATTGAAGACAAAATAGTGATTTTCGGGATGCTAGGTGAATATTTCGGTGACCCTTATAATGTTGAAGATAAATATTACACACCTTTAAATAAAAAATATGCAGGTAGAGGAGCTCCTGATATGTACGGGGCTGTAATTCACGCTAATATCATATCCATGATAATGGATGAAGATTATGTTTATAAATTAGAAGAGCATTATCAAATTATAATAGCCGTATTATTATGCTATCTTAATGTAGTAGCTTTTATGTGGGTATATTATGCATTGAAGAATTGGTATGACGGAATAACAAAAATAGTTCAGTTAATAGAGTTATTACTTATATTAGGAGCTATTATATACAGCTACCATTTATACAATATTAATTTAGAATTAACACTCGCAATGGGTGTTGTGGCGGTAGTGGGTGACTCCTTAGAAGTTTATAATGGAGTAGTGAAAAATATGTTTACCAAAGAAGGTAGAAAAGAATTATTTAGTGTTAATAAAAGAGTAAAGGACAAAGTAGAAATCAATTAA
- the meaB gene encoding methylmalonyl Co-A mutase-associated GTPase MeaB has protein sequence MSLKKKNRLSIEEYKSGVLSGDRVALSRAITLVESTLDEDNELAAQLIDELYQYTGNSFRVGITGVPGVGKSTFIESFGSHILAEGKKLAVLTIDPSSQKTGGSILGDKTRMEKLSQSKNAFIRPSPSGDALGGVAQKTRESMLLCEAAGFEVIFVETVGVGQSETAVKNMVDFFLLLMLAGAGDELQGIKKGIMEMADTIAINKADGSNIESAKRAKKEYQNALHLFPANENGWIPEVKICSALEDNGLSDIWQLLKEFQSQQKESGFFDQNRKEQSVHWMHQTIHHFLKRNFYKSPEIKENLLKFEDAVRKGDKHSVQAARILLQNYFNKLS, from the coding sequence ATCAGCTTGAAAAAGAAGAATAGATTATCAATTGAAGAATATAAATCTGGTGTGCTATCAGGAGATAGAGTTGCACTTAGTAGGGCTATCACTTTGGTAGAGAGTACTTTGGATGAGGATAATGAGCTAGCAGCTCAATTAATAGATGAGTTATACCAATATACTGGTAATTCATTTAGGGTGGGAATTACAGGTGTTCCAGGTGTAGGAAAAAGCACTTTTATTGAGTCATTCGGCTCTCATATTCTTGCTGAAGGAAAAAAATTGGCAGTTTTAACAATTGATCCCTCAAGCCAAAAAACTGGAGGTAGCATTTTGGGGGATAAAACTCGGATGGAAAAACTTAGTCAATCTAAGAATGCTTTTATCCGCCCATCTCCATCTGGTGATGCCTTAGGAGGTGTAGCACAAAAAACAAGGGAAAGCATGTTACTTTGTGAAGCTGCTGGTTTTGAAGTGATTTTTGTTGAAACAGTAGGAGTGGGGCAATCAGAAACAGCTGTAAAAAATATGGTGGATTTTTTCCTTTTATTGATGTTGGCAGGTGCTGGTGATGAACTGCAAGGAATTAAAAAAGGTATAATGGAAATGGCTGATACCATTGCTATCAATAAGGCAGATGGAAGTAATATAGAATCAGCTAAAAGAGCAAAAAAAGAATATCAAAATGCATTACATCTATTTCCTGCAAATGAAAATGGATGGATACCTGAAGTTAAAATATGTTCTGCTTTAGAGGATAATGGATTGTCAGATATTTGGCAACTATTAAAGGAGTTTCAATCTCAACAAAAAGAGTCTGGTTTTTTCGATCAAAACCGAAAGGAACAATCCGTCCATTGGATGCATCAAACCATTCATCATTTTTTGAAGAGAAACTTCTACAAAAGTCCAGAAATTAAAGAGAATTTGCTGAAATTTGAAGATGCTGTGAGAAAAGGAGATAAGCACTCCGTTCAAGCGGCTAGAATTTTATTACAGAACTATTTTAATAAACTATCATGA
- the recA gene encoding recombinase RecA, with product MSEKSEKLKALQLTIDKLDKTYGKGSVMKLSDEKVVDVPSIHTGSLGLDIALGIGGIPRGRVIEVYGPESSGKTTLAMHCIAEAQKAGGMAAIIDAEHAFDKAYAEKLGIDTENLLISQPDSGEQALEIAEHLIRSGALDIVVIDSVAALVPKGELEGEMGDSKMGLQARLMSQALRKLTGAISKTGCSCIFINQLREKIGVMFGNPETTTGGNALKFYASVRLDIRRIGSIKEGPDNITGNRVKVKVVKNKMAPPFKVVEFDIMYGEGISKVGEIIDLGVELDVIKKAGSWFSYMDNKLGQGRDSVKSLILDNPELMEELETKIRAKINGEDLEEKAGKPEKAKK from the coding sequence ATGAGCGAAAAAAGCGAAAAATTAAAAGCATTACAACTAACTATTGATAAACTGGATAAAACTTACGGGAAAGGTTCCGTAATGAAGTTGAGTGATGAGAAAGTTGTGGATGTTCCATCCATTCATACTGGTTCTTTAGGCTTAGACATAGCATTAGGAATCGGAGGTATTCCAAGAGGAAGAGTGATAGAAGTTTATGGTCCTGAATCTTCAGGTAAAACCACCTTAGCCATGCATTGTATTGCTGAAGCTCAAAAAGCAGGTGGAATGGCTGCCATTATTGATGCTGAGCATGCTTTTGATAAAGCGTATGCTGAAAAATTAGGGATTGATACTGAGAATTTGTTGATTTCTCAGCCGGATAGTGGAGAGCAAGCTTTAGAAATAGCGGAACATTTAATTCGCTCAGGTGCTTTGGATATAGTTGTGATAGATTCCGTTGCAGCTTTGGTTCCTAAAGGGGAATTGGAAGGCGAAATGGGAGATAGTAAAATGGGGCTGCAAGCCAGATTGATGTCTCAGGCATTGAGAAAATTAACTGGGGCAATTAGTAAAACAGGCTGTTCATGTATCTTTATTAACCAGCTAAGAGAAAAGATTGGAGTAATGTTCGGTAATCCCGAAACTACAACTGGTGGTAATGCATTAAAATTTTATGCTTCTGTTCGATTGGATATCAGAAGAATAGGGAGTATCAAAGAAGGGCCTGATAACATCACTGGAAATAGAGTGAAGGTTAAGGTTGTGAAAAATAAAATGGCTCCTCCATTCAAAGTGGTAGAATTTGACATCATGTATGGAGAAGGAATTTCTAAGGTAGGGGAGATTATTGATTTAGGTGTAGAATTAGATGTGATTAAGAAAGCCGGTTCTTGGTTCTCTTATATGGATAATAAACTAGGGCAAGGTAGGGATTCAGTCAAATCTTTAATTTTGGATAATCCGGAACTGATGGAAGAATTAGAAACTAAAATCAGAGCAAAAATAAACGGTGAAGATTTGGAAGAGAAAGCCGGAAAGCCTGAGAAAGCTAAAAAGTAA
- the rplM gene encoding 50S ribosomal protein L13, giving the protein MDTLSYKTISANKATVEKDWVVVDAAGKVLGRFASDVAKILRGKNKPSFTPNVDCGDNVIVINADKILMTGKKWDNRVYQHYTGYPGGQREITPRQLKAKSSTLLVERAIRGMLPKNRLGRDLFRNLYVYEGAEHGHEAQKPKVKEI; this is encoded by the coding sequence GTGGATACGCTTAGTTACAAAACCATCTCGGCAAATAAAGCAACAGTTGAAAAAGACTGGGTTGTAGTAGATGCTGCAGGAAAAGTATTAGGTAGATTTGCCAGCGATGTAGCCAAAATTCTTCGTGGTAAAAACAAACCAAGTTTTACGCCTAATGTGGACTGCGGTGATAACGTGATCGTTATCAATGCAGACAAAATCCTTATGACTGGAAAGAAATGGGATAATAGAGTTTACCAGCACTACACAGGATATCCTGGTGGTCAGCGTGAAATCACCCCTCGTCAGTTGAAAGCGAAATCTTCTACTTTATTAGTAGAAAGAGCTATACGAGGCATGTTGCCGAAAAACAGATTGGGCAGAGACTTGTTCAGAAACCTTTATGTATATGAAGGAGCAGAGCACGGTCATGAAGCACAAAAACCTAAAGTTAAAGAAATCTAA
- a CDS encoding CopD family protein, whose product MYLYIKSLHIIFVVTWFAGLFYIVRLFIYQTEALQKSEPERSILHNQLSKMSKLLWNVITWPSAIITLVLATTLLLLRPNWLQQPFMHIKLTFVFFLYLYHFSCHYIYKKLQKGEIKYSSTQLRIWNEVATLFLVAVVFLIVLKNEINWIWGTVGFIGFGVLLMVAIKIYKALREN is encoded by the coding sequence ATGTATTTATATATTAAATCTTTGCATATCATTTTTGTAGTCACATGGTTTGCAGGATTATTCTATATTGTAAGGCTGTTTATTTATCAAACAGAAGCTCTTCAAAAATCTGAACCTGAAAGATCAATTCTGCATAATCAGTTAAGTAAGATGTCCAAACTTTTATGGAATGTTATCACGTGGCCATCTGCCATCATAACTTTGGTCTTGGCAACCACTTTACTTTTACTACGACCTAATTGGTTACAGCAACCTTTTATGCACATCAAATTAACCTTTGTGTTTTTCCTTTACTTATACCATTTCTCTTGTCATTATATTTACAAAAAACTGCAAAAAGGGGAAATCAAATACAGTTCTACGCAGTTAAGAATTTGGAATGAAGTAGCAACTCTTTTCCTGGTTGCCGTAGTATTCTTAATAGTTCTTAAAAATGAAATCAACTGGATATGGGGAACAGTTGGTTTTATAGGATTTGGAGTCCTTTTAATGGTTGCCATTAAAATCTATAAAGCCCTGAGAGAGAATTAG
- a CDS encoding RluA family pseudouridine synthase yields the protein MYYKSLKPLIIEETEDYIFINKPPFVSTLADRNDPVTILSLVKKYNDDYQICHRLDKETSGVLLVAKNPEAYRNASMQFEHRQVEKIYNAIVDGLHQFNDEEVNLPLHTTASGYVKISHRQGKNAKTIFNTLKTFKKHTLVACRPETGRMHQIRVHLASLNASITGDETYGGQALYLSSFKKKYVKGKEKEEQPIIKRFALHAVTLSLTDLKGQLISVEAPYPKDIEVALKQLEKNS from the coding sequence ATGTATTACAAATCACTAAAACCTCTGATTATAGAAGAGACAGAGGATTATATTTTTATTAATAAACCACCATTCGTTTCCACATTAGCTGATAGAAACGATCCAGTGACGATTTTATCTTTAGTAAAAAAATACAATGATGATTATCAAATCTGTCATAGATTAGATAAAGAAACATCAGGAGTATTATTAGTAGCGAAAAATCCTGAAGCCTATAGAAATGCATCTATGCAATTTGAACACCGGCAAGTAGAAAAAATTTACAATGCTATCGTAGATGGATTACATCAATTTAATGATGAAGAAGTGAATTTACCTTTGCATACCACCGCATCAGGATATGTCAAAATATCACATAGGCAAGGAAAAAATGCTAAGACTATTTTCAATACACTCAAAACTTTTAAAAAGCACACTTTAGTTGCTTGCAGACCTGAAACAGGAAGAATGCATCAAATTAGAGTCCATTTAGCCTCCTTAAATGCTTCTATTACAGGAGATGAAACCTATGGAGGTCAAGCATTGTATTTATCTTCCTTTAAAAAGAAGTATGTTAAAGGGAAAGAAAAAGAAGAACAACCTATTATTAAAAGATTTGCCCTTCATGCAGTCACTTTAAGTTTAACAGATTTAAAAGGGCAATTAATCTCAGTTGAAGCCCCCTATCCTAAAGACATAGAAGTGGCGCTAAAGCAATTGGAAAAAAATAGTTAA
- a CDS encoding DUF3267 domain-containing protein, whose amino-acid sequence MDSSEWLLFISTFIRRNNPITKIYWIYLLLGLIGGVYILFNDDLVSIESRFWIVGLTGGLLLSLLVSPVLHELIHSLAFKFFGAKSIKFKWSWSLFRFNVQANDFVLSKKKYYLICSITFFLFSILPFILAFYTDGIILFTLLSLSFFHALYAMKNLAVCSYLYKFPNCFIYSSEENKTIFYKSIP is encoded by the coding sequence ATGGATAGCTCAGAATGGTTATTGTTTATTAGTACTTTCATTCGTAGAAATAACCCCATCACTAAAATTTATTGGATTTATCTATTACTCGGTTTGATTGGAGGTGTTTATATCCTATTTAATGATGATTTAGTAAGCATTGAATCTAGGTTTTGGATTGTGGGCTTAACTGGTGGATTGTTACTTTCGCTATTAGTTAGTCCTGTTTTGCATGAACTGATTCATTCATTAGCTTTTAAATTTTTCGGTGCAAAATCTATAAAATTCAAATGGAGTTGGAGCCTTTTTCGCTTTAATGTTCAGGCCAATGATTTTGTTTTAAGCAAAAAGAAATATTATTTAATATGTAGCATTACATTTTTCCTTTTTTCAATTTTACCATTCATATTAGCTTTCTACACTGATGGCATAATCCTTTTTACGTTACTTTCCCTTTCTTTTTTTCATGCGCTTTATGCTATGAAGAATTTAGCCGTATGTAGTTACTTATATAAGTTTCCAAACTGCTTTATATACAGTTCTGAAGAAAATAAAACTATTTTTTATAAGTCAATACCATAA
- a CDS encoding SCO family protein, with the protein MNKFKSIILFTFISLTLVACGLENQKNKKAEFPVLGRKQYVEKEVDGKIVTDTVDHTIPDYKLVNQDSNWVTPETFEGKVYVADFFFTSCPTICPTMKKEMLRVYEAYKENDKVAIISHTIDPEYDTVALLKDFAEKLDVKAPKWHFLTGEKEAIYELGQKGYMVTAMEDENEVGGYLHSGAFVLVDKERKIRGVYDGTRSEEVDKLITDIELLLATYEE; encoded by the coding sequence ATGAATAAATTTAAATCAATTATTCTATTCACATTTATAAGCTTAACATTAGTTGCTTGCGGATTAGAGAACCAAAAGAATAAAAAGGCGGAATTTCCTGTATTGGGAAGAAAGCAATATGTTGAAAAGGAAGTAGATGGGAAAATTGTAACGGATACTGTGGATCACACAATTCCTGACTACAAATTAGTGAATCAAGACAGCAATTGGGTTACTCCTGAAACATTTGAAGGAAAGGTATATGTAGCTGATTTCTTTTTCACTTCTTGCCCTACCATTTGCCCCACTATGAAAAAAGAAATGCTGAGGGTATATGAAGCTTATAAAGAGAATGATAAAGTTGCCATTATCTCTCACACCATTGATCCTGAATACGACACCGTTGCTTTATTGAAAGATTTTGCCGAAAAACTGGATGTAAAAGCACCAAAATGGCACTTTCTTACAGGAGAAAAAGAAGCTATTTACGAATTAGGTCAAAAAGGCTATATGGTAACTGCCATGGAAGATGAAAACGAAGTAGGTGGTTATCTTCATAGTGGTGCTTTTGTATTAGTGGATAAAGAAAGAAAGATTAGAGGGGTTTATGATGGAACACGATCTGAAGAAGTCGATAAATTAATCACTGACATCGAATTACTTTTGGCTACTTATGAAGAGTAA
- a CDS encoding aminopeptidase: protein MKSVFRKIILLGLIIVTIFIVLKWDLIRYGLQQAKGQFSIMYNAEPLDSYFENPSYPDSLKAKIKLVEAVKSFAHSELGFSSEDQYEKMFDQKGKELMWVVTAAYPYKLESYQWKFPVLGKVSYKGFFIKEEALKLEQELKKDGFDVRLRTASAWSTLGWLNDPLLSNVLQYSNGRLAELIFHELTHDEIFIKDSVDFNENLASFFGQEFTKLFFKKQHEKFEEDYKEYLTHLEDRQSLNQFVRNYIPKFDSLYQQIETFKTTEKENQKYYFIERFKEDLKKQKFINPKYTKFQKSEMDVNNAYLLSFKRYSGHQQLLKNEMEEEFNGDVLKMLDFYHKNFDSL from the coding sequence GTGAAGTCTGTATTCCGTAAAATAATACTCCTCGGTTTAATCATAGTCACTATCTTCATTGTATTGAAATGGGATTTAATCCGATATGGTTTACAACAAGCTAAAGGTCAGTTTTCTATCATGTATAATGCTGAACCACTGGATTCATATTTTGAAAACCCATCCTACCCCGACTCTTTAAAAGCAAAAATCAAACTAGTTGAAGCAGTCAAATCTTTTGCACATTCTGAATTAGGATTCTCTTCGGAAGATCAATATGAAAAAATGTTTGACCAAAAAGGAAAGGAATTGATGTGGGTGGTAACGGCAGCCTATCCTTACAAACTAGAAAGCTATCAATGGAAATTTCCAGTTTTAGGGAAAGTTAGTTATAAGGGATTTTTCATTAAAGAAGAAGCTTTAAAACTTGAACAAGAATTAAAAAAAGATGGTTTTGATGTGAGATTAAGAACCGCAAGTGCTTGGTCAACACTAGGTTGGTTGAATGACCCATTATTAAGCAATGTATTGCAATACAGCAATGGAAGATTAGCTGAATTGATTTTCCATGAGCTCACACACGATGAAATTTTTATAAAAGATAGTGTCGATTTCAATGAAAACTTAGCTTCCTTTTTCGGACAGGAATTCACCAAACTATTTTTTAAAAAACAGCATGAAAAATTTGAGGAAGATTATAAAGAATACTTAACGCATCTTGAAGATAGACAATCTTTAAATCAATTTGTTAGGAATTACATACCCAAATTCGATAGTCTTTATCAACAAATCGAAACCTTTAAAACTACAGAAAAAGAAAATCAGAAATATTATTTTATAGAAAGATTTAAGGAAGATTTAAAGAAACAAAAGTTTATCAATCCGAAATACACTAAGTTTCAAAAAAGTGAAATGGATGTGAATAATGCTTATTTATTATCATTTAAACGCTATTCTGGACATCAGCAGTTACTAAAAAATGAAATGGAAGAAGAGTTTAATGGAGATGTTTTGAAAATGTTAGATTTCTATCATAAGAACTTCGATTCTTTATAA
- a CDS encoding response regulator transcription factor: MGNKQSHKVLVVDDESDILELLEYNLTKEGYEVKTAQDGKTAVEKAQKFQPQLILLDIMMPNQDGVETCRQLRESPESANAFIIFLTARSEEYSEVAAFENGADDYITKPIKPRALMSRINAYFRRDIKKQKDSNKITIGGLMIDRTSYTVTVDGKQVSLPKKEFELLYFLAQNPNKVFNRDDLLQNIWGSDVYVLARTVDVHVRKVREKVGDGYISTVKGVGYKFDME; this comes from the coding sequence ATGGGAAACAAGCAAAGCCACAAGGTGCTTGTCGTTGATGATGAATCAGACATTTTAGAGTTATTGGAATATAACCTCACAAAAGAAGGCTATGAGGTAAAAACAGCTCAAGATGGAAAAACGGCAGTTGAAAAAGCTCAAAAGTTTCAACCACAATTGATTCTGCTTGACATCATGATGCCTAATCAAGATGGTGTAGAAACCTGCCGTCAGCTCAGAGAAAGTCCAGAATCGGCTAATGCATTCATTATATTCCTTACTGCCCGTTCTGAAGAATATTCTGAAGTTGCTGCATTTGAAAATGGCGCTGATGATTACATCACTAAACCAATAAAACCACGCGCTTTAATGAGTAGAATTAATGCTTATTTTAGGCGAGATATTAAGAAACAAAAGGATAGCAATAAAATCACAATTGGTGGTTTAATGATTGACAGAACTAGTTACACGGTCACGGTAGATGGTAAACAGGTTTCATTACCTAAAAAAGAATTTGAATTATTATATTTCCTTGCTCAAAACCCCAATAAAGTCTTTAACAGAGACGATTTATTGCAAAATATCTGGGGTTCAGACGTTTATGTATTAGCCAGAACGGTTGATGTCCATGTTCGTAAAGTAAGAGAAAAGGTCGGAGATGGTTATATCTCCACTGTAAAAGGAGTTGGTTATAAATTTGATATGGAATAG